A single genomic interval of Microbacterium hydrocarbonoxydans harbors:
- the hemW gene encoding radical SAM family heme chaperone HemW, with amino-acid sequence MAGPLPLGDPAPADGSLPSDLSVDPAVPFSAYLHVPFCRVRCGYCDFNTYTSGELRGAKQEDYASTLITEIDLAARVLADAGRLRPMDTVFFGGGTPTLLPAGDLARMLDAATDAFGLADGAEVTVEANPDTVTPEVVRTLADAGVTRLSIGMQSAVPHVLAALDRTHRPENVTTAVAAAKDAGLAVSVDLIYGAPGETLADWESSLDAALALESDHISAYALIIEDGTKLARQIRRGEVPMPDDDLQADMYELADARLGAAGFEWYEISNWARSEGERSRHNLAYWRGHDWWGFGPGAHSHVAGLRWWNVKHPAAYAQRLAAGESPAAGTERPDLESATLERVLLLSRIREGIAVADLAPAKRTRVAGLIADGLVDPAAAVRGRVQLTLRGRLLADAVVRELTD; translated from the coding sequence ATGGCCGGTCCTCTCCCTCTCGGAGATCCGGCACCGGCCGACGGCAGTCTCCCGTCCGACCTCTCGGTCGATCCCGCCGTGCCGTTCTCGGCCTACCTCCACGTCCCGTTCTGCCGGGTGCGCTGCGGGTACTGCGACTTCAACACCTACACGTCGGGTGAGCTGCGCGGAGCGAAGCAGGAGGACTACGCCTCGACCCTGATCACGGAGATCGACCTCGCTGCACGCGTGCTCGCGGACGCCGGTCGCCTGCGTCCGATGGACACGGTCTTCTTCGGCGGAGGCACACCCACCCTGCTGCCGGCGGGCGACCTCGCACGGATGCTGGATGCCGCCACCGATGCATTCGGCCTGGCTGACGGTGCCGAGGTGACGGTCGAGGCGAACCCCGACACCGTGACGCCCGAGGTGGTGCGCACGCTCGCCGACGCCGGCGTCACGCGCCTCTCCATCGGGATGCAGTCGGCGGTGCCCCATGTGCTGGCAGCGCTCGACCGCACCCACCGCCCCGAGAACGTGACGACCGCCGTCGCAGCAGCCAAAGACGCCGGGCTCGCGGTCAGCGTCGACCTCATCTACGGAGCGCCCGGTGAGACGCTCGCCGATTGGGAGTCGTCGCTCGACGCGGCGCTGGCGCTCGAGTCCGATCACATCTCGGCGTATGCGCTGATCATCGAGGACGGCACCAAGCTCGCCAGGCAGATCCGGCGTGGCGAGGTGCCCATGCCGGACGACGACCTGCAGGCCGACATGTACGAGCTCGCGGACGCCCGTCTCGGGGCAGCCGGGTTCGAGTGGTACGAGATCAGCAACTGGGCCCGCTCCGAGGGGGAGCGCTCGCGCCACAATCTGGCCTACTGGCGCGGGCACGACTGGTGGGGATTCGGGCCGGGTGCACACAGCCACGTCGCGGGCCTGCGCTGGTGGAATGTCAAGCACCCGGCCGCGTACGCCCAGCGCCTGGCCGCAGGGGAGTCCCCGGCAGCGGGTACCGAACGGCCCGACCTGGAATCGGCGACGCTGGAGCGCGTGCTGCTGCTGAGCCGGATCAGGGAGGGCATCGCGGTGGCGGATCTCGCGCCCGCGAAGCGCACGAGAGTCGCCGGTCTCATCGCCGACGGGCTCGTCGACCCCGCCGCGGCCGTGCGCGGACGCGTGCAGCTCACACTGCGCGGGCGCCTTCTCGCCGACGCGGTCGTGCGCGAACTCACCGACTG